A single genomic interval of Lacrimispora sphenoides JCM 1415 harbors:
- a CDS encoding sodium ion-translocating decarboxylase subunit beta, producing the protein MNFLLSGLTSVTVPQLIMYLVGFLLIYLAIKKGYEPSLLLPMGFGAILVNLPLSGVIDQTLPGIGNTHGIIQWLFESGIEASEALPLLLFIGIGAMIDFGPLLSNPIMMLFGAAAQFGIFLTISVAVLLGFDLRDAASIGIIGAADGPTSILVSQILKSNYIGPIAVAAYSYMALVPLVQPFAIRLVTTKKERLIRMPYNPVSVSKRIRIIFPIAVTMIAGFVAPQSVSLVGFLMFGNLLRECGVLHSLSDAAQNILANLVTLLLGITVSFSMRAEAFVTWQTLVILGLGLVAFVFDTIGGVLFAKFINLFRKNKINPMIGAAGISAFPMSARVVQKMSIKEDPTNHLLMHAIGANVSGQIASVLAGGIVLNLLTTLL; encoded by the coding sequence ATGAATTTTTTGCTGTCAGGTCTTACCTCTGTAACCGTTCCTCAGTTAATCATGTATCTCGTCGGATTTTTGCTGATCTATCTTGCTATTAAAAAAGGGTACGAGCCTTCGCTTCTTCTTCCCATGGGATTTGGGGCGATACTGGTCAATCTGCCCCTGTCCGGCGTGATCGATCAGACGCTGCCCGGCATAGGAAATACTCATGGTATTATCCAGTGGCTGTTTGAATCCGGGATCGAAGCCTCAGAAGCGCTGCCTCTTCTTTTGTTTATCGGGATCGGGGCCATGATCGATTTTGGGCCTTTGTTATCCAATCCCATCATGATGCTGTTTGGTGCAGCGGCCCAATTTGGTATATTTTTAACGATTTCTGTAGCTGTTTTACTTGGATTTGACCTTAGAGACGCGGCTTCCATAGGTATTATCGGCGCTGCTGACGGGCCGACTTCTATACTGGTATCCCAGATACTCAAATCAAATTACATCGGGCCAATTGCAGTGGCGGCTTATTCCTATATGGCTCTGGTTCCTTTGGTCCAGCCCTTTGCTATCCGGCTGGTTACCACCAAAAAGGAGCGCTTGATCCGGATGCCTTATAATCCAGTATCCGTATCCAAAAGGATCCGAATTATTTTCCCAATTGCAGTCACCATGATTGCTGGATTTGTAGCACCCCAGTCCGTTTCCCTGGTGGGCTTTCTGATGTTCGGAAATCTGTTAAGAGAATGCGGCGTTCTGCACAGCTTATCAGATGCGGCACAGAATATTCTTGCCAATCTGGTCACCCTTCTGCTGGGCATTACTGTTTCCTTCAGCATGAGAGCGGAAGCCTTTGTAACCTGGCAGACCCTTGTTATTCTCGGCCTTGGCCTTGTGGCATTTGTATTCGACACCATAGGAGGAGTGCTGTTTGCCAAGTTCATTAATTTATTCCGTAAAAACAAGATCAATCCCATGATAGGCGCTGCCGGCATTTCCGCTTTCCCCATGTCAGCCCGTGTCGTTCAGAAGATGTCCATAAAAGAAGACCCCACCAATCATTTGCTGATGCATGCCATCGGGGCCAATGTTTCCGGGCAGATTGCATCTGTTTTGGCAGGCGGTATTGTCTTAAACCTTTTGACCACCTTATTATGA
- the hydF gene encoding [FeFe] hydrogenase H-cluster maturation GTPase HydF, giving the protein MGLNETPSSERVHIGFFGRRNAGKSSVVNAVTGQELSVVSEVKGTTTDPVYKSMELLPMGPVVIIDTPGFDDEGALGKMRVRKTKQILNRADCAVLVVDGAVGKTKTDEELILLFKEKKIPYVVAYNKCDLTGPQAYDDGLSVSAFKGLFIHELKERIGSLVNTGDTKMRIVGDLLNPFDLVVLVIPIDKAAPKGRLILPQQQVIRDILEAGAISVAVRETELKETLKRLGTRPALVITDSQVFEQVSKDTPEEILLTSFSILLARYKGFLEDAVKGVAAIGDLMDGDRILISEGCTHHRQCDDIGTVKLPRWLRQYTGKELLIETSSGREFPEDLSAYKLIIHCGGCMLNEREIEYRRKCASDAGVPFTNYGIAIAYMKGILKRSLKALPDLEELLP; this is encoded by the coding sequence ATGGGACTTAATGAAACACCATCCTCTGAGCGGGTGCATATCGGCTTTTTTGGCCGCCGCAATGCAGGAAAATCAAGCGTTGTCAATGCAGTGACAGGGCAGGAGCTGTCCGTTGTATCGGAAGTGAAAGGGACTACCACGGACCCTGTTTACAAATCCATGGAGCTTCTTCCCATGGGACCGGTGGTCATCATTGATACGCCGGGGTTTGACGATGAAGGCGCTCTGGGCAAGATGCGGGTAAGGAAAACAAAGCAGATTTTAAACCGGGCTGATTGCGCAGTCTTAGTTGTAGATGGGGCTGTTGGAAAGACAAAAACCGATGAAGAATTGATCCTTTTGTTTAAGGAAAAGAAGATTCCATATGTGGTTGCTTATAATAAGTGTGATCTGACCGGACCACAGGCCTATGATGACGGACTTTCTGTCAGTGCTTTTAAGGGCCTGTTCATCCACGAATTAAAGGAAAGGATCGGAAGCCTTGTAAACACCGGGGATACAAAAATGAGGATCGTAGGAGATTTGCTGAATCCATTCGACCTGGTGGTACTGGTGATCCCCATTGACAAGGCGGCACCAAAAGGCCGCCTCATCCTGCCCCAGCAGCAGGTGATCCGGGATATCCTGGAGGCCGGTGCCATATCGGTGGCAGTGCGTGAAACGGAATTAAAGGAAACTCTTAAAAGGCTGGGAACCAGACCGGCCCTTGTCATTACGGACAGCCAGGTCTTTGAGCAGGTAAGTAAGGATACACCGGAAGAGATTCTTCTCACCTCGTTTTCTATCCTTCTGGCTAGGTATAAAGGCTTTTTAGAGGATGCGGTAAAGGGTGTGGCGGCCATTGGTGATTTAATGGATGGGGACAGGATCCTGATCTCAGAAGGCTGTACCCATCACAGACAGTGTGATGACATTGGTACCGTAAAGCTTCCCCGCTGGCTTCGGCAGTATACGGGGAAAGAGCTTCTCATAGAAACTTCCTCCGGACGGGAATTTCCGGAAGACTTGTCAGCCTATAAGCTGATCATCCACTGCGGCGGCTGCATGTTAAATGAAAGGGAGATAGAATACCGAAGAAAGTGTGCGTCAGATGCCGGTGTACCATTTACCAATTATGGAATTGCAATCGCTTATATGAAGGGAATTTTAAAAAGGAGCTTAAAAGCGCTTCCTGATTTGGAAGAGCTGCTGCCTTAA